From the genome of Ptychodera flava strain L36383 chromosome 20, AS_Pfla_20210202, whole genome shotgun sequence, one region includes:
- the LOC139119612 gene encoding uncharacterized protein isoform X2 encodes MKGFVALALLFFSHSAAGSLFTNGVEYNDLYHRRVPLHHDELKSMLGSSMQSQRLLALMSGRVHVPVARAIMSRYVNQYGFGTFLRPAIQNVRSREDLALSMIMFLHMAKTVGNTIIDRLQEDADSRIYTFADEASCNCSWFYVDEQDHELKGFFKDFVLEVCKEANKKCVLQNVPYNMCLRTDPSSDLEAAGVGLLAGYFDVCAFTKTTELVHTVKLSDKFMNYGGESRFFVPVGNPGNFDPNDISGKTIGFMKGWYSTRRCLVANNVDGAQALTFNRMHFMDFLTDIPRSFDENK; translated from the exons ATGAAGGGGTTCGTAGCTCTTGCTTTACTGTTCTTTAGTCACTCTGCCGCAG GGTCGTTGTTTACCAATGGTGTAGAATATAACGACCTTTATCACCGTCGTGTTCCTTTACACCATGACGAACTCAAATCTATGCTTGGATCTTCAATGCAGTCACAGCGTCTTCTCGCTTTGATGTCTGGGCGAGTCCATGTTCCAGTGGCCCGTGCAATTATGTCGCGTTACGTCAACCAG TATGGGTTTGGAACTTTTCTTCGCCCTGCTATTCAGAATGTAAGAAGCCGGGAAGATTTGGCATTGTCGATGATAATGTTCCTACATATGGCAAAGACTGTAGGAAATACAATAATTGATCGACTGCAGGAAGACGCAGACTCCAGGATTTACACATTTGCTGACGAGGCCTCGTGCAACTGCTCGTGGTTTTATGT AGACGAGCAGGATCATGAACTGAAAGGTTTCTTTAAAGATTTCGTGCTGGAAG TCTGCAAGGAAGCAAATAAGAAGTGTGTTTTGCAAAATGTGCCCTACAACATGTGTCTTCGTACCGATCCTTCAAGTGACCTAGAAGCTGCTGGAGTAG GCTTACTTGCTGGATATTTCGACGTCTGCGCTTTTACGAAGACAACAGAGCTTGTGCACACCGTAAAGTTATCCGACAAATTTATGAATTATGGTGGAGAGTCGCGATTCTTTGTTCCCGTTGGAAACCCGGGAAATTTTGACCCTAATGATATAAGTGGTAAGACTATAG GTTTTATGAAAGGCTGGTACAGTACCAGACGATGTCTTGTCGCCAATAATGTCGATGGAGCTCAGGCACTAACATTCAATCGAATGCATTTTATGGACTTCCTCACCGATATTCCTCGTAGTTTTGATGAAAACAAG TGA
- the LOC139119777 gene encoding uncharacterized protein translates to MSARVILAWSCQEQYINIIEEYYVVIENVDNMSLVYYRVRKTAISTGQSRLMQELEVYLVVHDKYRIIVIPVVRDIYHQTQLGLPAEMLLTVELFAQTTSTTSSIINTTKRDMNAIANYTSARGLSSNVITLRYPNTGRPSTVFFFIVGGVVAASVAITTAISCILMRRFCKRHGEIATVLNNAESGIQMVTLGNIGQSSTYSGKFIKQLCSVLALYYSN, encoded by the exons ATGTCAGCCCGTGTGATCTTGGCCTGGTCCTGTCAAGAGCAATACATTAACATCATTGAGGAATACTACGTGGTGATCGAAAACGTGGATAACATGTCACTTGTCTACTACAGAGTTAGGAAAACG GCAATTTCAACTGGTCAAAGCAGACTAATGCAAGAACTCGAAGTTTATTTGGTTGTGCATGATAAATATCGGATTATT GTAATCCCCGTCGTGAGGGATATCTACCACCAGACTCAGTTAGGACTACCGGCAGAAATGCTATTAACTGTTGAACTCTTCGCCCAAACGACCTCAACGACAAGTAGTATCATCAACACAACTAAAAGAGACATGAATGCGATTGCTAATTATACATCAG CTAGAGGACTGTCTTCAAACGTCATAACTTTACGGTATCCGAACACTGGGAGACCGTCGACGGTGTTCTTTTTTATTGTCGGCGGTGTCGTAGCAGCTTCTGTTGCCATAACGACAGCGATAAGTTGTATACTTATGAGAAGATTTTGCAAGCGACATGGAGAAATTGCGACAGTTCTCAACAATGCAGAATCGGGAATACAGATGGTCACCCTCG GAAACATTGGACAAAGTTCCACATATTCAGGCAAGTTTATTAAACAGCTTTGCTCTGTGTTGGCCTTGTACTACAGTAATTGA
- the LOC139119612 gene encoding uncharacterized protein isoform X1 — MKGFVALALLFFSHSAAGSLFTNGVEYNDLYHRRVPLHHDELKSMLGSSMQSQRLLALMSGRVHVPVARAIMSRYVNQYGFGTFLRPAIQNVRSREDLALSMIMFLHMAKTVGNTIIDRLQEDADSRIYTFADEASCNCSWFYVDEQDHELKGFFKDFVLEVCKEANKKCVLQNVPYNMCLRTDPSSDLEAAGVGLLAGYFDVCAFTKTTELVHTVKLSDKFMNYGGESRFFVPVGNPGNFDPNDISGKTIGFMKGWYSTRRCLVANNVDGAQALTFNRMHFMDFLTDIPRSFDENKFDALFISWNFTQKRVVLKRQLCMAAHRLDWNQ, encoded by the exons ATGAAGGGGTTCGTAGCTCTTGCTTTACTGTTCTTTAGTCACTCTGCCGCAG GGTCGTTGTTTACCAATGGTGTAGAATATAACGACCTTTATCACCGTCGTGTTCCTTTACACCATGACGAACTCAAATCTATGCTTGGATCTTCAATGCAGTCACAGCGTCTTCTCGCTTTGATGTCTGGGCGAGTCCATGTTCCAGTGGCCCGTGCAATTATGTCGCGTTACGTCAACCAG TATGGGTTTGGAACTTTTCTTCGCCCTGCTATTCAGAATGTAAGAAGCCGGGAAGATTTGGCATTGTCGATGATAATGTTCCTACATATGGCAAAGACTGTAGGAAATACAATAATTGATCGACTGCAGGAAGACGCAGACTCCAGGATTTACACATTTGCTGACGAGGCCTCGTGCAACTGCTCGTGGTTTTATGT AGACGAGCAGGATCATGAACTGAAAGGTTTCTTTAAAGATTTCGTGCTGGAAG TCTGCAAGGAAGCAAATAAGAAGTGTGTTTTGCAAAATGTGCCCTACAACATGTGTCTTCGTACCGATCCTTCAAGTGACCTAGAAGCTGCTGGAGTAG GCTTACTTGCTGGATATTTCGACGTCTGCGCTTTTACGAAGACAACAGAGCTTGTGCACACCGTAAAGTTATCCGACAAATTTATGAATTATGGTGGAGAGTCGCGATTCTTTGTTCCCGTTGGAAACCCGGGAAATTTTGACCCTAATGATATAAGTGGTAAGACTATAG GTTTTATGAAAGGCTGGTACAGTACCAGACGATGTCTTGTCGCCAATAATGTCGATGGAGCTCAGGCACTAACATTCAATCGAATGCATTTTATGGACTTCCTCACCGATATTCCTCGTAGTTTTGATGAAAACAAG TTTGATGCACTGTTCATCAGTTGGAATTTTACACAGAAGAGGGTGGTGTTGAAAAGGCAACTATGTATGGCGGCACACCGCCTGGACTGGAACCAATAG
- the LOC139119778 gene encoding fibroblast growth factor receptor 3-like: MRRKNVVEKHEFPRQHLIIRNELGSGHFGVVYEALALKIGKNGESMIVAAKMLKDDANSDQMEDLLREIITLQEIGTHPNILRMLGCCTADKPYILMTEYMKYGDLLNFLRKTKEPTYENKLSDPTYELKEVNYYQIARQIARGMNFLAQQKYVHGDLAARNVLVGDDLLVKISDFGLANDVYLQGWTAWPSGRRRAAKWVSLETNLEGLCTIQSDVWSFGIVLYEIVTQGETPYPGMSAASVVTSVKEGYRMPKPKGCRESVYAIMQRCWRENPKDRPQFKVLIQEFDHLLSQFADYINEPLPKVVNNDDSSHPLTTCVIDHKTDYNPVPSRDTGNEWIRDKRNRRRKNYSVEESALGESTSTHSFDDDDNFHRDSDIEDFSDTIVFEATSDSGSDEGFGL, translated from the exons ATGAGACGCAAGAATGTTGTCGAAAAACACGAGTTTCCAAGACAACATCTCATCATTCGAAATGAACTCggcagcggccattttggagtTGTGTACGAGGCACTAGCCCTAAAAATCGGTAAAAATGGTGAAAGTATGATTGTAGCAGCTAAGATGTTAAAAG ATGATGCAAATAGTGACCAAATGGAGGACCTTCTGCGTGAAATCATCACTTTACAAGAGATTGGGACTCATCCAAATATTCTACGGATGTTGGGTTGTTGTACAGCAGACAAGCCATACATCTTAATGACAGAATACATGAAGTATGGAGATCTCTTGAATTTTCTAAGGAAGACTAAAGAG cCAACTTATGAGAATAAGCTTAGTGACCCTACTTACGAGCTGAAAGAAGTGAATTACTATCAGATTGCAAGGCAGATTGCCCGTGGAATG AATTTCTTAGCACAGCAAAAATATGTCCATGGAGATCTAGCAGCGAGAAATGTGCTGGTAGGAGATGACCTCTTGGTCAAAATTTCCGACTTTGGACTTGCCAATGATGTATATCTGCAGGGGTGGACAGCATGGCCGTCAGGTCGAAGGAGAGCTGCCAAGTGGGTCAGCTTAGAAACTAACCTAGAAGGGTTGTGTACAATTCAAAGTGACGT TTGGTCTTTCGGCATTGTCTTATATGAAATCGTCACTCAGGGAGAAACACCGTATCCGGGTATGTCAGCAGCTTCAGTGGTGACGTCAGTGAAAGAGGGGTACAGAATGCCGAAACCAAAAGGTTGTCGTGAATCGGT GTATGCCATTATGCAGCGATGCTGGCGGGAAAACCCAAAAGATAGACCACAATTCAAAGTGTTGATCCAGGAATTCGACCACCTTTTGAGTCAATTTGCCGACTACATCAACGAACCACTTCCCAAAGTTGTTAACAACGACGATAGCTCACATCCCCTAACAACCTGCGTTATCGATCACAAAACCGACTACAATCCAGTTCCCAGTCGCGACACAGGAAATGAGTGG ATCAGggataaaagaaacagaagaaGAAAGAACTACTCAGTAGAAGAGAGTGCTCTGGGAGAAAGTACATCCACACAttcatttgatgatgatgataattttcaCAGAGATAGTGACATAGAAGACTTTAGCGATACCATCGTGTTTGAGGCAACCTCTGACAGTGGTAGTGACGAAGGATTTGGTTTGTAG